From Xiphophorus maculatus strain JP 163 A chromosome 12, X_maculatus-5.0-male, whole genome shotgun sequence, the proteins below share one genomic window:
- the fancg gene encoding Fanconi anemia group G protein isoform X1, producing MIQSTSLLESWTQENNQLASSCKQQDGQDAPNREHNLFRQRRWSSDFHKLLRKIQGIPPHLDRAQLELSVAYNTCVCFTAQSQFDEAELLLTQSAQRLLQIAGDDPGTSDPSVLWREALKSVTGAALRRDVLNLLCLQWGVWLAKSRLNAMQDFQEEMSLLEAQSGAVGNDCRAETKENIPNIPILVLDPRRLVDLLKICTTIVQGAERLTEGWSVLSALQAASASPAPRALIAYTHLLSGSCLAHMNRPQMALQCYRKALEADPRCVCALYQSALIYRRLENLQAEIQALRILHSILLLPSSTEPAMATGRLLSPSLFLCSQSLSSLLSVPSALSVLHSLALKCVIHGRVSEGVECYLDLLAALQSEDQHGVHAAVSTLPKLPRLYLEAGAALLMAQRPADCMALCDEVIGSTLDLLPDKVLLEDPGDGRVAGSREMTEEAENGLVRLLWTAVAYLLQGHCYSQLKDWKQAVTHYTRCINLLVKVHCKDTGFPLQTPCTDKDAEQGVDLCVLQRLKGLSLAGRGISFAQIDRLKESLRDLHLSQQAHPEGVSARRWYGEVLWRLDRKQEAAACWEQTWSHPIPSLSEALPVYAQELQSLPVLDSAKLQQKLQEPGPT from the exons ATGATTCAGTCAACAAGTTTATTGGAAAGCTGGACTCAGGAAAATAACCAGCTAGCTTCTAGCTGTAAG CAGCAGGATGGACAAGACGCACCGAACCGAGAGCACAACCTGTTCAGGCAGAGACGATGGTCTTCTGACTTTCACAAACTTCTCAGAAAAATACAAG GCATTCCTCCTCATTTGGATCGTGCACAGCTGGAGCTTTCTGTTGCTTATAACACTTGTGTGTGCTTTACTGCTCAGTCTCAGTTTGATGAGGCTGAGCTGCTCCTCACACAGAGCGCCCAGAGAT TGCTTCAGATAGCAGGAGATGATCCTGGTACTTCTGACCCTTCTGTGCTTTGGAGAGAAGCTCTTAAATCAGTGACTGGCGCAGCTTTGCGTCGTGATGTCCTGAACCTCCTCTGTTTGCAGTGGGGAGTATGGCTGGCCAAGAGCCGCCTGAACGCCATGCAAGACTTTCAG GAGGAGATGTCTCTTTTGGAGGCACAAAGTGGAGCAGTTGGGAATGATTGTAGGGCtgaaacaaaggaaaatatCCCAAATATTCCCATACTTGTTCTGGACCCAAGAAGGCTTGTTGATCTGTTGAAGATCTGCACTACAATTGTCCAAG gTGCAGAAAGGCTGACTGAGGGTTGGAGTGTGCTTTCTGCTCTGCAGGCTGCTTCTGCCTCGCCTGCTCCCAGAGCTCTCATCGCTTACACACACCTCCTCTCAGGTTCCTGCCTCGCCCATATG AACCGCCCTCAGATGGCACTGCAGTGTTACCGAAAGGCTCTGGAGGCGGACCCCCGCTGTGTTTGTGCTCTCTATCAGAGCGCACTCATTTACCGGCGGTTGGAAAACTTGCAGGCCGAGATACAGGCTCTTCGCATACTGCACTCG ATTTTGCTATTACCCTCGAGTACAGAACCTGCCATGGCTACAGGCCGTCTCCTCTCACCGTCCTTATTTCTCTGCAGCCAATCACTGAGCAGCCTGCTCTCTGTCCCGTCTGCCCTCAGTGTCCTTCACAGTCTGGCTCTCAAATGCGTGATCCACGGCAG GGTGTCAGAAGGCGTGGAGTGTTATctggaccttcttgctgctCTTCAATCAGAAGATCAGCATGGG GTTCATGCTGCGGTCTCCACCCTCCCCAAGTTACCTAGACTCTACCTTGAGGCTGGAGCTGCCTTACTGATGGCCCAGCGGCCTGCAGATTGTATGGCGCTTTGTGATGAGGTCATCGGGTCGACTCTGGATCTGCTTCCAGACAAAGTGTTGTTGGAGGATCCAGGGGATGGAAGAGTGGCCGGGAGCAGGGAGATGACAGAGGAGGCAGAAAATGGGTTGGTAAGGCTGCTCTGGACAGCAGTAGCCTACCTCCTTCAGGGTCACTGCTACTCTCAGCTGAAGGACTGGAAGCAAGCAGTAACCCACTACACAAG GTGTATCAACCTGTTGGTGAAGGTGCACTGTAAAGACACAG GTTTCCCTCTACAAACTCCCTGCACAGATAAAGATGCTGAGCAGGGTGTTGACTTGTGTGTCCTCCAAAGACTAAAGGGACTTTCATTAGCTGGTAGGGGAATCAGCTTCGCCCAGATAGACCGGCTGAAAGAGTCCCTCAGAGACCTTCACCTCAGCCAGCAGGCCCACCCAG AGGGTGTGAGTGCCAGGCGGTGGTATGGGGAGGTGCTGTGGAGGCTGGACAGGAAGCAGGAGGCGGCTGCTTGTTGGGAACAGACCTGGAGCCATCCCATTCCATCCTTATCAGA GGCTCTTCCTGTGTATGCACAAGAACTTCAGTCTTTACCAGTGCTGGATTCTgcaaagctgcaacaaaaacTACAAGAACCTGGTCCTACCTAG
- the fancg gene encoding Fanconi anemia group G protein isoform X2 has translation MIQSTSLLESWTQENNQLASSCKQDGQDAPNREHNLFRQRRWSSDFHKLLRKIQGIPPHLDRAQLELSVAYNTCVCFTAQSQFDEAELLLTQSAQRLLQIAGDDPGTSDPSVLWREALKSVTGAALRRDVLNLLCLQWGVWLAKSRLNAMQDFQEEMSLLEAQSGAVGNDCRAETKENIPNIPILVLDPRRLVDLLKICTTIVQGAERLTEGWSVLSALQAASASPAPRALIAYTHLLSGSCLAHMNRPQMALQCYRKALEADPRCVCALYQSALIYRRLENLQAEIQALRILHSILLLPSSTEPAMATGRLLSPSLFLCSQSLSSLLSVPSALSVLHSLALKCVIHGRVSEGVECYLDLLAALQSEDQHGVHAAVSTLPKLPRLYLEAGAALLMAQRPADCMALCDEVIGSTLDLLPDKVLLEDPGDGRVAGSREMTEEAENGLVRLLWTAVAYLLQGHCYSQLKDWKQAVTHYTRCINLLVKVHCKDTGFPLQTPCTDKDAEQGVDLCVLQRLKGLSLAGRGISFAQIDRLKESLRDLHLSQQAHPEGVSARRWYGEVLWRLDRKQEAAACWEQTWSHPIPSLSEALPVYAQELQSLPVLDSAKLQQKLQEPGPT, from the exons ATGATTCAGTCAACAAGTTTATTGGAAAGCTGGACTCAGGAAAATAACCAGCTAGCTTCTAGCTGTAAG CAGGATGGACAAGACGCACCGAACCGAGAGCACAACCTGTTCAGGCAGAGACGATGGTCTTCTGACTTTCACAAACTTCTCAGAAAAATACAAG GCATTCCTCCTCATTTGGATCGTGCACAGCTGGAGCTTTCTGTTGCTTATAACACTTGTGTGTGCTTTACTGCTCAGTCTCAGTTTGATGAGGCTGAGCTGCTCCTCACACAGAGCGCCCAGAGAT TGCTTCAGATAGCAGGAGATGATCCTGGTACTTCTGACCCTTCTGTGCTTTGGAGAGAAGCTCTTAAATCAGTGACTGGCGCAGCTTTGCGTCGTGATGTCCTGAACCTCCTCTGTTTGCAGTGGGGAGTATGGCTGGCCAAGAGCCGCCTGAACGCCATGCAAGACTTTCAG GAGGAGATGTCTCTTTTGGAGGCACAAAGTGGAGCAGTTGGGAATGATTGTAGGGCtgaaacaaaggaaaatatCCCAAATATTCCCATACTTGTTCTGGACCCAAGAAGGCTTGTTGATCTGTTGAAGATCTGCACTACAATTGTCCAAG gTGCAGAAAGGCTGACTGAGGGTTGGAGTGTGCTTTCTGCTCTGCAGGCTGCTTCTGCCTCGCCTGCTCCCAGAGCTCTCATCGCTTACACACACCTCCTCTCAGGTTCCTGCCTCGCCCATATG AACCGCCCTCAGATGGCACTGCAGTGTTACCGAAAGGCTCTGGAGGCGGACCCCCGCTGTGTTTGTGCTCTCTATCAGAGCGCACTCATTTACCGGCGGTTGGAAAACTTGCAGGCCGAGATACAGGCTCTTCGCATACTGCACTCG ATTTTGCTATTACCCTCGAGTACAGAACCTGCCATGGCTACAGGCCGTCTCCTCTCACCGTCCTTATTTCTCTGCAGCCAATCACTGAGCAGCCTGCTCTCTGTCCCGTCTGCCCTCAGTGTCCTTCACAGTCTGGCTCTCAAATGCGTGATCCACGGCAG GGTGTCAGAAGGCGTGGAGTGTTATctggaccttcttgctgctCTTCAATCAGAAGATCAGCATGGG GTTCATGCTGCGGTCTCCACCCTCCCCAAGTTACCTAGACTCTACCTTGAGGCTGGAGCTGCCTTACTGATGGCCCAGCGGCCTGCAGATTGTATGGCGCTTTGTGATGAGGTCATCGGGTCGACTCTGGATCTGCTTCCAGACAAAGTGTTGTTGGAGGATCCAGGGGATGGAAGAGTGGCCGGGAGCAGGGAGATGACAGAGGAGGCAGAAAATGGGTTGGTAAGGCTGCTCTGGACAGCAGTAGCCTACCTCCTTCAGGGTCACTGCTACTCTCAGCTGAAGGACTGGAAGCAAGCAGTAACCCACTACACAAG GTGTATCAACCTGTTGGTGAAGGTGCACTGTAAAGACACAG GTTTCCCTCTACAAACTCCCTGCACAGATAAAGATGCTGAGCAGGGTGTTGACTTGTGTGTCCTCCAAAGACTAAAGGGACTTTCATTAGCTGGTAGGGGAATCAGCTTCGCCCAGATAGACCGGCTGAAAGAGTCCCTCAGAGACCTTCACCTCAGCCAGCAGGCCCACCCAG AGGGTGTGAGTGCCAGGCGGTGGTATGGGGAGGTGCTGTGGAGGCTGGACAGGAAGCAGGAGGCGGCTGCTTGTTGGGAACAGACCTGGAGCCATCCCATTCCATCCTTATCAGA GGCTCTTCCTGTGTATGCACAAGAACTTCAGTCTTTACCAGTGCTGGATTCTgcaaagctgcaacaaaaacTACAAGAACCTGGTCCTACCTAG